One Prevotella sp. E2-28 genomic window, TCAACAGCCAGCTACGAAGCACGGCGGTTTGGCGTGCATTCGGCGCAGTCCATTCAGGTAGCCAAGCGGCTGTGTCCGCAACTGATAATCGTGGAGCCGCACTTCCAAAAATATAAGGAGGTGTCGGCACAGTTGCATGAGATATTCCATGACTATACCGACCTGATAGAGCCTATATCCCTCGACGAAGCCTTTCTTGATGTGACAGAGAATAAGAAAGGGATTGAGTTGGGTGTGGATATTGCGCTAGAAATCAAGCAGCGCATCCGTGAGACCACTGGACTGACAGCATCGGCTGGTGTGAGCTACTGCAAGTTCCTGGCGAAGATTGCCTCCGACTGGCGTAAACCCGACGGGCTGACGGTGATTCATCCTGACAGGGCATTGGACTTCATCGCACAACTGAAGATAGAGAAGATTTGGGGTGTAGGTCAGAAGACTGCCGAGAAGATGCACCGCATGGGTATCTTCACGGGCCTTGACCTGAGAAACATGTCGCTGAGCCGACTGACGCAGGAGTTCGGCAAGATGGGACAGGTGTTCTATGATTTCTCACGAGGCATCGATAACCGGCCTGTGATTTCTGAGTGGGAGCGGAAGAGTGTCAGCTGTGAACAGACCTTTGAGTCGGACATCAGCGAGAATGCCGCCGTCACCATCCACCTGTATCATACGGTACTTGAGCTTGTCAGACGCATCGAGAAAAACGACTTCGAGGGCCGCACCCTGACACTGAAGGTGAAGTTCCTGGACTTTCAGCAAATAACCCGCAGCATCACTGTAGATCACATTCTCCGCACCAAAGACGAGATCCTTCCATTGGCCAAACAGCTTATGCAGCAAGTGGAGTTCCACTCCCACCCCATCCGTCTGTTAGGGTTGGGCGTTTCCAATCAAAAGAACGCCACACCACAAGAAGAAAATCAATGGATTGAGCTGGAATTGGAATTTGAGCCGTGGCCCGATTGACATTCTCTAGCCAAATATATCGTAGCAAGGTCGTTTGAAAGTCGTAGCATAGGCCTTGCACTGACCGAGCCGAGAGATAGCCGAGACCTTCGGCTGGGTTCGAGATAGATTAGATGATTTTTCGGTAGGATAAGAAGAGGGGTAGAACACCCCAAGGAGAGTGGTTCTATAAAGAAATGGTAGAGGCAGCACTTGAGCAATTTGACAATGTCTG contains:
- the dinB gene encoding DNA polymerase IV, whose protein sequence is MKVIHVDMDQFFAAVEQRENPELRGKPIAVGHDAERGVVSTASYEARRFGVHSAQSIQVAKRLCPQLIIVEPHFQKYKEVSAQLHEIFHDYTDLIEPISLDEAFLDVTENKKGIELGVDIALEIKQRIRETTGLTASAGVSYCKFLAKIASDWRKPDGLTVIHPDRALDFIAQLKIEKIWGVGQKTAEKMHRMGIFTGLDLRNMSLSRLTQEFGKMGQVFYDFSRGIDNRPVISEWERKSVSCEQTFESDISENAAVTIHLYHTVLELVRRIEKNDFEGRTLTLKVKFLDFQQITRSITVDHILRTKDEILPLAKQLMQQVEFHSHPIRLLGLGVSNQKNATPQEENQWIELELEFEPWPD